The Devosia sp. 1566 sequence AGCCGGGCACGATCGAGCTGCTCGGCGGCGCTGTAGCCTACGAGATGGGTCTTGACCACCAGCCCCTGCGCCTCGAGCCGCGATAGTGCCTCGCGGATTGGGGTTTGCGACACGCCCAGTTCACGCGCCATCCGGTCAACCGATACCCGCCCGCCTGGCGGAATCTGGCGCGACATCAGCTGCGCGTAAATGGCGTTGTAAACCTCGTCCCCCAGCCGGGTGGGCCGCTTGAGCGGGGTTGGGGCCTTGCCCATGTCGTCGGTCGAGCTCACATCCGCGTCCTTTGGCTGTGGTGGCGCGGCGAACCCCTAGCACCGAGCGCCCAGGTCTTCAAACCGGCAATAACGCAGCCCGTCCCTGCGCAGGGAACAGGCGTTCGGACGCCGCGTTCTCCCTCGACAACAAGGAGTTAAGTCCATGAGCCAGCACCCGGACGCCAAGCCTGACGAGCCCTACCACGAGCCCGGTAAGGATGCGCCCTCCACCATGCCGCCCGCCGGCCCGCATGCGCGCCCAGACCTGATCGACAATGAAAAAACCCCCGGCACCGGCTCACTGCCCGATCCGCAGGGTGGCGAAGCCGATGTAGGCAGCGACTAGGGGGTGAGCCCCTAGTCTGAACTCACGATATAGTCGTCGGGCACCTGGAACATCGCCTTGAGCACCGTGCGCGGCCCGTCGCTTGGGTAAAGTCCGCTATCATCCTGCACCACATGGTAAAGTTTTGGGTCGCGTAGCGCGCTGGCTTCCACCTGGGTGGTCGCCAATGGCTCGCGCAGGGTAATCGCTGCCGCCTCCGCATGCGAGGCCACCACCCGGGCATCGCCCGAGGAGCGCGCCCGCACCACAACTTCGCCCTGGGGGACGGCGCGACCCCAATTGGGGTCGCCTTCCCTTGCCACCGGCAACAGACGATAAACGTGAAGTTGCACTGTTCGAGCCTCCGGTTCTTGTGCCGATTTAACTGTCCTGGACCCCAGTTGTTCCCTGCGCGGGGGCGAGGTGCAGGTCATAAACGGCACTCCAGGGCTGGAGCGTATCGCCACTCACAGTGCCCTCGACCCAGAGATGGGGATGGGAGAGATCGACCCCGCTGACGGGCTCGGAGCCTAGATTGGCGCTCAACACCAGCGTCGAGCCATCGCCCAGGGTCCAACTCACGCGCACCGCCTTGTCGCCCAGGATTTGGTAGCGCCCGGCATAGCCTTGCATGCCGCGAAGCCGGGGCACGATTTCCTCGCGCCGCAACGCCAGCAGGGTTCGATAAAGCGACAAATGGCTGGTGGGCCCGGCCTCGTCGGTCTCTTCCCAGTCCAGCTTGCAGGCCCGGAACGTTGCCTCGGCCATCGGGTCGGGCGGCAGTCGGTCGGGCTCGCTGTCCCCGATCATGTGGCGCATTTCTTCGCGGCGGCCCTTGCGGATGGCCTCGGCCAGATCCTCGCCCACATCGGTAAAGAACAGGAAGGGGCGCTTGCTGTCCCATTCCTCGCCCATGAACACCATCGGGATCTGGGGCGACAACAGATAGATCGTGGCCAGCACCCGCGTCACCGCTGCCGGCACTAATTGACCAATTCGCTCGCCAAAGGGGCGATTGCCGATCTGGTCATGGTTCTGGATAAAGGCGACAAAAGCGGTGCTGGGCAGAAAGGCGCTGGGCTCGCCCTTGGGCTCGCCTTCATGCGGAGTTATCTCGCCCTGATAGGCATAGCCTTCCGCGAGCGAGCGGCCCAAGAGGTCAGTGCGCCCTTCATAATTTTCGTAATACCAGAACTTTTCGCCTGTCGCCGCGACATGGAGGCAATGATGCACGTCGTCATTCCATTGCGCATCATAAAGCCATGGCCCGCCATGCCAGCCGCGCTTGAACCAGCCGGCCTGGTTCTTGGAATTCTCCTGCACCAGATGGATATAGCGCCCGTCGGTGGCGGCGCGGGTCTGCTCGGCCAGGTCCTGCAGCATATGCTTGGGGCCGGTATCCTGGATGGCATGCACCGCATCGAACCGCAGGCCATCGAAGCGATATTCGTTGATCCAGAAGCGGGCATTGGCAAACACGATGTCGCGCACCGTATGGGCGCCTTCATCATCGTAATTAAGGGCGGCGCCCCAGGGGGTCTTGTGCTTTTCGGTCATCACCGGGGCATAGGCGGGCAGGTAATTCCCCTTGGGCCCGAAATGGTTGTAGATGACGTCGGCAAACATCATCAGGCCGCGTTCATGGGCGGCATCCACCAGGGCCTTGAGATCATCGGGGTGGCCATAGCTGGCATCGGGCGCGAACAGCATCGCCCCGTCATAGCCCCAGTTCCAATCGCCCTTAAATTCGGCCAGCGGCAGCAGCTGGATCGCTGTCACGCCCAGCTCCACCAGATAATCGAGCTTGTCGATTGCCGCCCGGAAGGTGCCTTGCTCGGTGAAGGTGCCGATATGGAGCTGGTAAAAGACGGCTTCTTCCCAAGGGCGGCCGCGCCATCCAAGGTCGCGCCATTCATAGGAAAGCGGATCGAGCACTTCGCTGGGCCCGTCCACATCCTGGGGCTGGTAGCGCGATGCCGGGTCGGGCACTTCGAGCGCGCCGTCGATGGCAAACATGTAGCGTGTGCCGGGGCCCACGCCGGGCACTTCGAGCTCGAACCAGCCG is a genomic window containing:
- the treZ gene encoding malto-oligosyltrehalose trehalohydrolase, which codes for MNQMAVPAHKTIRREQEMKFGTQITGSGVRFRLWAPQAQRVELRLIGGKTLPMMASERGWFELEVPGVGPGTRYMFAIDGALEVPDPASRYQPQDVDGPSEVLDPLSYEWRDLGWRGRPWEEAVFYQLHIGTFTEQGTFRAAIDKLDYLVELGVTAIQLLPLAEFKGDWNWGYDGAMLFAPDASYGHPDDLKALVDAAHERGLMMFADVIYNHFGPKGNYLPAYAPVMTEKHKTPWGAALNYDDEGAHTVRDIVFANARFWINEYRFDGLRFDAVHAIQDTGPKHMLQDLAEQTRAATDGRYIHLVQENSKNQAGWFKRGWHGGPWLYDAQWNDDVHHCLHVAATGEKFWYYENYEGRTDLLGRSLAEGYAYQGEITPHEGEPKGEPSAFLPSTAFVAFIQNHDQIGNRPFGERIGQLVPAAVTRVLATIYLLSPQIPMVFMGEEWDSKRPFLFFTDVGEDLAEAIRKGRREEMRHMIGDSEPDRLPPDPMAEATFRACKLDWEETDEAGPTSHLSLYRTLLALRREEIVPRLRGMQGYAGRYQILGDKAVRVSWTLGDGSTLVLSANLGSEPVSGVDLSHPHLWVEGTVSGDTLQPWSAVYDLHLAPAQGTTGVQDS